One Chryseobacterium sp. StRB126 genomic region harbors:
- the thiM gene encoding hydroxyethylthiazole kinase, translated as MEKNLWQQVQLVRQKSPLVHNITNYVVMNNTANALLAAGASPIMAHAKSEIREMINIAHSVVINIGTLDEYWSESMLMAAETANAIHKPWVLDPVGAGATSFRDQILHQLLQFHPTVIRGNASEIIALAKINTTVTKGVDSTAESNDAVEAAQILVQQYNTIVCISGETDIILSPNQSIQIKNGHSLMTKVTGLGCSASALAGAFIAVAEDKAAGIAAVMSLLGIAGELAVRESKGPGSLQVNLIDKLYNMTEEEFISHLKIEKS; from the coding sequence ATGGAAAAAAATCTCTGGCAACAAGTTCAGCTTGTACGACAAAAATCTCCTCTTGTTCACAATATTACCAATTATGTAGTGATGAACAATACAGCCAATGCTCTTTTGGCTGCAGGAGCTTCTCCTATTATGGCACATGCCAAATCAGAAATCCGGGAAATGATTAATATAGCTCATTCTGTGGTTATTAATATCGGCACTCTGGATGAATATTGGTCTGAGTCTATGCTGATGGCCGCAGAAACAGCGAATGCCATTCATAAGCCCTGGGTACTGGATCCTGTGGGAGCAGGAGCAACTTCATTCCGTGATCAGATTTTACATCAACTGTTACAATTTCATCCTACCGTAATCAGAGGCAATGCTTCTGAAATTATTGCTCTTGCTAAAATCAATACAACAGTCACCAAAGGGGTAGACAGCACAGCAGAAAGTAATGATGCCGTGGAAGCTGCACAAATCCTGGTTCAACAATATAATACCATTGTGTGTATCTCTGGTGAAACAGATATTATTCTTAGCCCAAATCAATCTATACAAATTAAAAACGGACATTCCCTTATGACCAAAGTAACGGGGCTGGGATGTTCTGCAAGTGCATTAGCAGGAGCATTTATTGCCGTTGCTGAAGATAAAGCAGCAGGTATTGCTGCGGTCATGTCATTATTAGGAATAGCAGGTGAACTGGCTGTTCGTGAAAGTAAAGGCCCCGGAAGTCTTCAGGTCAATTTGATTGATAAGCTATATAATATGACTGAAGAAGAATTTATAAGCCATTTAAAAATAGAAAAATCATGA
- a CDS encoding HipA family kinase, with the protein MQNLRTVTVMRYILPLREGGSLPALAEADDDFKYVLKFRGAGHGVKMLISEFLGGKITEALGLKIPELVFINLDADFGRTEADEEIQDLLKYSEGLNLGLHYLSGSITYDPGVSVDPLLASKIVWLDAFITNIDRTFKNTNMLMWHKELWIIDNGASFYFHHSWQNFDAAAKTPFKYVKDHVLLPKASKLDEADKFAHEILNETLFRDIVNAIPEDWLHWNDADETPDEIREIYFQFLKTRLENSQIFVNEAKNARG; encoded by the coding sequence ATGCAGAATTTAAGAACGGTAACTGTGATGCGTTACATTCTGCCATTGAGAGAGGGAGGTTCACTTCCTGCTCTGGCAGAAGCTGATGATGATTTTAAATATGTCTTAAAATTCCGTGGCGCAGGTCATGGAGTTAAAATGCTAATCTCCGAATTTTTAGGGGGAAAGATTACAGAAGCTTTGGGATTAAAGATTCCTGAACTGGTTTTTATTAATCTTGATGCAGACTTTGGAAGGACAGAAGCAGATGAAGAAATACAGGATTTATTAAAATATTCCGAGGGTTTGAATCTTGGTTTGCACTATCTGTCAGGTTCCATCACTTATGATCCCGGAGTGAGTGTTGATCCGCTTCTGGCTTCAAAAATAGTATGGCTGGATGCTTTCATTACCAATATTGACCGTACCTTTAAGAATACGAATATGCTGATGTGGCATAAGGAACTTTGGATTATTGATAATGGAGCTTCGTTCTATTTCCATCATTCATGGCAAAATTTTGATGCTGCGGCAAAGACTCCGTTCAAATATGTGAAAGACCATGTTCTTCTTCCAAAAGCCAGCAAACTTGATGAAGCAGATAAGTTTGCTCATGAAATACTGAATGAAACGCTTTTCAGAGATATTGTCAATGCTATTCCTGAAGATTGGTTACATTGGAATGATGCAGATGAAACACCTGATGAGATCCGTGAAATTTATTTTCAATTTTTGAAAACCAGACTAGAAAATTCTCAAATCTTTGTAAACGAAGCCAAAAATGCAAGAGGATAA
- the tenA gene encoding thiaminase II: MKWSEQTWNAIEKHYQSILDMPFIKELSDGSLPQEKFRFYMAQDSLYLEHFGRTLSLIAAKIPDLEDVLAFMRFAENAIVVENALHESYFKDFGLVDKGVLQPACHHYIHFLRSTAALESVEIAVAAVLPCFWIYREVGNYIYEIQNTMNNPYEKWIATYAGEEFSAAVDQAIAICDQLAENSTEETRKKMTEAFIAASRMEYYFWEAAYDLRRWE, translated from the coding sequence ATGAAATGGTCTGAACAAACCTGGAATGCTATAGAGAAACATTATCAATCTATCCTTGATATGCCTTTCATCAAAGAATTATCCGATGGTAGTTTGCCACAGGAAAAGTTTCGTTTTTATATGGCTCAGGATTCTTTATATCTGGAGCATTTTGGAAGAACTCTTTCCCTTATTGCAGCAAAGATACCTGATCTTGAAGATGTACTTGCCTTTATGCGTTTTGCAGAAAATGCTATCGTTGTGGAAAATGCGCTTCATGAATCCTACTTTAAAGACTTTGGGTTAGTGGATAAAGGAGTTTTACAACCGGCTTGCCATCACTACATTCATTTTCTGAGAAGTACCGCAGCATTGGAATCTGTGGAAATTGCAGTTGCAGCAGTCCTTCCATGCTTCTGGATTTATCGTGAAGTTGGAAATTATATTTATGAGATTCAAAATACGATGAACAATCCTTATGAAAAATGGATCGCTACTTATGCAGGAGAAGAATTTTCAGCTGCAGTAGACCAGGCTATTGCCATCTGTGATCAATTAGCTGAAAACAGCACCGAAGAAACCAGAAAAAAAATGACAGAAGCCTTCATCGCTGCATCCAGAATGGAATATTACTTTTGGGAAGCAGCTTATGATTTGAGAAGATGGGAGTAA
- a CDS encoding PKD domain-containing protein has translation MKKTLLFLFLIVFSAAFSQITKKVFFIGNSYTYFNDLPVLVQDIAESTGDILEHQSQTPGGSTLQQHINSTTIATLIQGNWDYVVLQEQSQLPSLTDQQVQTQVYPYAAQLSDLVKNTNGCGNVIFYMTWGRKNGDASRCSVQPSVCTYEGMDDLISKHYIEMAKDNEAILSPVGKVWRAIREQNPALELYNLDESHPSYIGSMIAAYTFYTVIFKKDPTLVSYNGTLTAEQAQLIKNTVKTVVYNAMDTWNIPSNDVHSRFTYQATSTHTIKFTNKTKNATTYLWDFGDGTTSTLENPEHTYNAPGDYQVKLTSNSCSSNTTKTKLITVGNLGTKDSDIEDPIQIYPNPTQDNINIITKKKTEILSLTDASGRIISYQMNKTNSGYTVQLHHLSVGVYFLKYKTGEKEFIKKIIKK, from the coding sequence ATGAAAAAAACTCTACTCTTTTTATTTTTAATTGTCTTTTCTGCTGCCTTTAGCCAGATCACCAAAAAAGTATTCTTTATTGGGAACAGTTATACCTATTTTAATGACTTACCAGTGTTGGTTCAAGATATAGCCGAATCTACAGGGGATATTCTGGAACACCAAAGCCAGACTCCGGGAGGGTCTACTCTTCAGCAGCATATAAACAGTACTACTATTGCTACCCTTATACAAGGAAACTGGGATTATGTAGTATTGCAGGAACAGAGCCAACTTCCTTCTCTTACAGATCAGCAGGTTCAAACTCAGGTATATCCTTATGCTGCTCAGCTTTCTGACCTTGTAAAGAATACCAATGGCTGTGGCAATGTTATTTTCTACATGACCTGGGGCCGTAAAAACGGAGATGCTTCACGTTGCTCTGTACAGCCTTCTGTTTGCACCTATGAAGGAATGGATGATCTGATCTCCAAACATTATATAGAAATGGCAAAGGACAATGAAGCAATACTTTCTCCTGTTGGCAAGGTCTGGAGAGCGATAAGAGAACAAAATCCAGCTTTGGAGCTTTATAATTTGGATGAATCACACCCTAGTTATATTGGTTCCATGATAGCCGCTTATACATTCTATACGGTAATATTTAAAAAGGATCCAACTCTCGTTTCTTATAATGGAACACTTACTGCGGAACAAGCACAGCTTATAAAAAATACTGTAAAAACAGTTGTGTATAATGCAATGGATACCTGGAATATCCCTTCCAATGATGTACACAGCAGGTTTACCTATCAGGCTACCAGTACCCATACCATTAAGTTCACTAATAAAACAAAAAATGCTACCACTTATTTATGGGATTTCGGAGATGGTACAACTTCCACACTGGAAAACCCTGAACATACTTACAATGCTCCGGGAGATTATCAGGTAAAACTAACCAGTAATTCATGCAGCTCAAATACTACCAAGACAAAACTGATAACAGTTGGCAATTTAGGAACAAAGGATTCAGACATTGAAGATCCGATTCAGATTTACCCTAATCCTACACAGGACAATATTAACATTATCACCAAAAAGAAAACAGAGATTCTCTCACTTACCGATGCCAGTGGAAGGATAATATCTTATCAAATGAATAAGACCAATTCCGGTTATACAGTACAGCTCCATCATTTGTCTGTCGGAGTTTATTTTTTAAAATATAAAACAGGAGAAAAAGAATTCATTAAAAAAATTATAAAAAAATAA
- a CDS encoding alpha/beta hydrolase, which translates to MQSSINNISINRFFTNLFFILFLSVSGLFFSQTFSHAPTQVKRIKSSLLPEITALTENIVYKISKKGDSITLDLYMPKNVSVEKIPVLIYVHGGGWIEGNKEIHADNYVENTIKKLTTRQYAIISINYTLLNKNTHFPLPLEDTKDAVRWVRKNAEKYNFDTNNIGLFGASAGAHLSLMAAYSPDNTFKGSPELSPYSAKVNYVIDHYGPADLNKLFHTKLGTIPVSLVKMISKKIVDLQQGLVKGISGYDLNKDQDGATEYLKTISPVNYTSTAVPTLIVQGNQDKIVPLSQSKKLYRKLKRANIETSLLVIDKGVHSFSTTDKDTLDKMTDQMVDFIISQKK; encoded by the coding sequence ATGCAATCATCTATAAACAACATATCAATTAACAGGTTTTTCACAAACCTGTTTTTTATTTTATTTTTAAGCGTTTCCGGTTTATTTTTTTCACAAACATTTTCACACGCACCTACCCAGGTTAAGCGTATAAAAAGCTCTCTTCTTCCTGAAATCACAGCACTTACCGAAAACATTGTATACAAAATCAGCAAAAAGGGAGACTCCATTACACTGGATCTTTATATGCCGAAAAATGTTTCTGTTGAAAAAATTCCCGTACTGATCTATGTTCATGGCGGAGGTTGGATAGAAGGTAATAAAGAAATTCATGCAGATAATTACGTTGAAAATACCATCAAAAAACTCACCACCAGACAGTATGCTATCATCAGTATCAATTATACACTTCTTAATAAGAATACCCATTTCCCTTTGCCTTTGGAAGATACTAAGGATGCCGTAAGATGGGTTAGAAAAAATGCTGAAAAGTATAATTTTGACACCAATAACATTGGGCTTTTCGGGGCTTCTGCGGGAGCACATCTTTCATTAATGGCCGCATATTCTCCAGACAATACTTTTAAGGGAAGCCCTGAACTTTCGCCTTATTCTGCAAAAGTTAATTATGTAATAGACCACTATGGACCGGCTGATTTGAATAAGCTTTTTCATACCAAGTTAGGAACAATTCCAGTTTCTCTGGTGAAAATGATTTCAAAAAAGATCGTTGATCTACAACAAGGGCTTGTAAAGGGTATTTCCGGTTATGATCTGAATAAAGATCAGGATGGAGCCACAGAATATTTAAAAACCATATCTCCTGTTAATTATACTTCAACTGCTGTTCCTACTTTAATTGTTCAGGGGAATCAGGATAAAATAGTTCCTTTAAGCCAGTCAAAAAAATTATACAGAAAATTAAAACGGGCCAATATTGAAACTTCTTTACTGGTTATTGATAAAGGTGTTCACAGCTTTTCTACTACAGATAAAGATACTCTGGATAAAATGACAGATCAGATGGTGGACTTTATTATTTCACAGAAAAAGTAA
- a CDS encoding DUF3037 domain-containing protein, whose protein sequence is MQEDKIYEYAVIRLVPKVEREEFFNIGLVMFSKKEKFIRVEFYLCPDKFKLMHSKLDYDDIIQNLESFQKIANGDKDGGPIALLEIPERFRWLTAVRSAVVQTSRPHPGKSKDLNITFGKLFEELVK, encoded by the coding sequence ATGCAAGAGGATAAAATATATGAATATGCGGTAATACGCTTGGTGCCAAAAGTTGAAAGAGAAGAATTTTTCAATATAGGATTGGTTATGTTTTCTAAAAAGGAGAAATTCATTCGGGTAGAATTCTATTTATGTCCTGATAAATTCAAGCTGATGCACAGTAAACTGGATTATGATGATATTATTCAAAACCTTGAAAGTTTTCAGAAAATAGCGAATGGAGATAAAGATGGCGGGCCTATTGCCCTTCTTGAAATTCCAGAGCGTTTCCGTTGGCTAACGGCTGTAAGAAGTGCCGTTGTGCAAACTTCCAGACCTCATCCGGGGAAATCTAAGGATCTGAATATTACTTTTGGTAAACTTTTTGAAGAGTTAGTAAAGTAA
- a CDS encoding TonB-dependent receptor plug domain-containing protein, with amino-acid sequence MSNKKTIFSASVLFFLGVFTYGQEKDSVKTKKDSVNTNNVEEVVILGSRAGARSKADSPVPVDVFNLKEASVVLPQSNIGQILNAIAPSFTSTIQTNSDGTDHLDPAQLRGLGPDQVLVLVNGKRRHTSALVNVNGTPGRGTVGTDLNAIPSFALNRIEVLRDGAAAQYGSDAIAGVMNLELKRDTGKLAGQISYGGNLTPTANDHTGNFDGQNIQLDLNYGNKIGTKGGFFNITWSSQFRNPTYRAGTENAPIYNAYNAIEQRALKNGVNLSSLFTDIGNTPNSQQIVNYIHQYAPEVSYFSQELQNAIQGANSISALQKVLSDPNRFTTSYLNYITDQELAYRGQTRKDFNMQVGQSKLNNHQLFINAEVPVSDNWKVYTFGGYSLRHGVSGGFYRRPRENRTFTGLYPNGYLPQIGTDIQDISLAAGIKGKWEGWNIDFSNTFGQNSFTYNIRNTGNTSLRFASPNEFDAGGLRFTQNTINLDFSKKYDVLEGLNVAFGGEHRFENFKMTAGEEASYTIYDAFGNPWNNTTQRPTDFFGQALPGGSQVFSGFKPENAVNKNRQSLAAYADVELNFTNWLLVDAAARYENYSDFGSTFNYKLASRIKVAPNFNVRFAGSTGFRAPSIHQIYYNVTSTLFTGGQLLEVGTYSNDSRLAGQLNIPKLKQETSKSASLGFTYKIPSVNLTFTADGYFTKIDNRIILTDQFLKKDVPLEAQTEFEKLNVNAAQFFTNAIDTETKGVDIVIAHNARFSGVKLDNNFAINLNQTKQVGEIHSAGLLKSPVLEKVYFSEKSRVYLEEAVPRVKASLSHTITWKGASFYLRNTYFGKVTGADVLDVNGDGILDPREHQTIGDKIITDLSAAYQFTKNVGLTIGVNNLFDIYPTKNLPASSNNDQFIYSRSTSQFGQNGRYVFTRLNFNF; translated from the coding sequence ATGAGTAATAAAAAGACTATTTTTTCAGCTTCTGTTTTATTTTTCCTTGGAGTATTTACCTATGGACAGGAAAAAGACAGTGTCAAAACCAAAAAAGACAGTGTTAATACCAATAATGTAGAAGAAGTTGTTATCCTGGGATCCAGAGCCGGAGCAAGATCGAAGGCAGACAGTCCGGTTCCTGTGGATGTATTCAATCTGAAGGAAGCTTCAGTGGTTCTTCCTCAGTCTAATATCGGACAAATATTAAATGCCATAGCACCCTCTTTTACCTCTACCATTCAAACCAATTCTGATGGAACCGACCATTTGGATCCAGCACAGTTAAGAGGTTTGGGACCGGATCAGGTTCTGGTATTGGTGAATGGGAAAAGAAGACATACCTCTGCATTAGTCAATGTAAACGGAACACCGGGAAGAGGAACAGTAGGAACGGATTTGAATGCCATTCCTTCTTTCGCTTTAAACAGAATAGAGGTCTTAAGAGATGGAGCCGCCGCACAATATGGTTCTGATGCGATTGCAGGTGTAATGAATCTTGAACTGAAAAGAGATACAGGAAAACTGGCCGGTCAGATCAGCTATGGCGGAAATTTAACCCCTACAGCTAACGACCATACCGGAAATTTTGACGGGCAGAATATTCAGTTAGACCTGAACTATGGTAATAAGATTGGAACTAAAGGTGGTTTCTTCAATATTACCTGGTCTTCCCAGTTCAGAAATCCTACCTACAGAGCCGGAACTGAAAATGCACCTATTTATAATGCTTATAATGCCATTGAACAGCGCGCTTTGAAAAACGGCGTAAATCTTTCTTCTCTTTTTACTGACATTGGAAACACCCCAAATTCTCAGCAAATTGTAAACTATATTCACCAATATGCACCAGAAGTAAGTTATTTTTCTCAGGAATTGCAAAATGCTATACAGGGTGCTAATTCTATTTCTGCTTTACAGAAAGTTTTGTCGGATCCAAACAGATTTACGACCAGTTATTTGAATTATATAACAGATCAGGAGCTTGCTTACAGAGGACAAACAAGAAAAGATTTCAATATGCAGGTAGGGCAGTCCAAGCTTAATAACCACCAGCTTTTCATTAATGCTGAGGTTCCTGTAAGTGATAACTGGAAAGTGTATACTTTTGGCGGATACAGTTTAAGACATGGGGTTTCCGGAGGATTCTACAGAAGACCGAGAGAAAACAGGACTTTTACAGGTTTATATCCCAATGGTTATCTTCCACAGATAGGAACTGATATACAGGATATTTCATTAGCTGCAGGAATCAAAGGAAAATGGGAAGGGTGGAATATTGATTTCAGTAATACTTTCGGACAGAATTCATTCACCTATAACATCCGTAATACAGGAAACACTTCTTTACGTTTTGCTTCCCCTAATGAATTTGATGCAGGTGGATTAAGGTTTACTCAAAATACCATCAACTTAGATTTCTCTAAAAAATATGATGTATTGGAGGGACTGAACGTAGCATTTGGAGGTGAACACCGTTTTGAAAACTTCAAAATGACGGCAGGGGAAGAAGCTTCTTATACTATATATGATGCTTTTGGAAATCCATGGAACAATACTACTCAAAGACCTACAGATTTCTTTGGGCAAGCTCTTCCGGGAGGTTCGCAGGTATTCAGTGGATTTAAACCTGAGAATGCGGTGAACAAAAACAGACAGTCTTTGGCGGCTTATGCAGATGTAGAGCTGAACTTTACGAATTGGTTGTTAGTAGATGCAGCTGCGAGATATGAAAATTATTCAGATTTCGGATCTACATTCAATTATAAACTGGCTTCAAGAATTAAAGTTGCTCCTAATTTTAATGTAAGATTTGCAGGATCGACCGGATTCAGAGCACCATCTATTCATCAAATCTATTATAATGTAACTTCTACTTTATTTACTGGTGGGCAACTTCTTGAAGTGGGAACTTACAGCAATGACTCACGATTGGCAGGACAGTTGAATATCCCCAAGCTGAAACAGGAAACCTCAAAATCTGCAAGTTTAGGATTTACTTATAAAATTCCATCCGTGAATTTGACCTTCACTGCTGATGGATATTTTACAAAAATTGATAACAGAATCATTCTTACCGATCAGTTCTTAAAAAAAGATGTACCTCTGGAAGCCCAGACAGAGTTTGAAAAATTAAATGTGAATGCCGCTCAGTTTTTCACCAACGCCATTGATACGGAAACAAAAGGGGTGGATATTGTTATTGCACATAACGCAAGATTTTCAGGTGTAAAACTGGATAATAACTTTGCGATCAATTTAAACCAGACTAAGCAGGTAGGAGAGATTCATTCAGCTGGATTATTAAAATCTCCGGTTCTTGAAAAGGTCTATTTCTCTGAAAAATCGAGAGTATACTTGGAAGAAGCTGTACCTAGAGTAAAAGCGAGTCTGTCTCACACGATTACATGGAAAGGAGCAAGTTTTTACCTGAGAAATACCTATTTCGGGAAAGTTACCGGAGCAGATGTTCTTGATGTGAATGGTGATGGTATCCTTGATCCTAGAGAGCACCAGACCATAGGCGATAAAATTATTACAGATCTTTCAGCGGCTTATCAGTTTACAAAAAATGTAGGATTAACGATAGGAGTGAACAACCTGTTTGATATTTATCCTACCAAAAATCTACCGGCTTCAAGTAATAATGATCAGTTTATTTACTCCCGTTCTACCTCACAGTTTGGACAGAACGGACGATATGTTTTCACAAGACTTAACTTCAATTTTTAA
- a CDS encoding carbon starvation protein A: MDSLNNINALTLIFVSVLIFTIAYRFYGIFIANKVLRLNDQNVTPAVEFADGKDYVATNKNVLFGHHFAAIAAAGPLVGPVLAAQFGYLPGALWILIGCVLGGGVHDMVVLFASVRHKGQSLATIASKEIGKATGTVAGFAILFILVLTLAGLSLACINAMHEASWSLFTVVITMPIAIIMGLIMRYKKNSVLFASILGGILLIAGIIGGHGLMQNPTMNNLFSWNIKTISIAIPLYGFIASVLPVWLLLVPRDYLSTYLKIGTIIMLAIGVIVIHPTVQMPAITAFVNGGGPIIGGPVLPFIFIVIACGAISGFHAVIATGTTPKMLNKEREILFVGYGAMLVEGFVALMALIAACTLMPGDYFAINTPKEAYDSFLATHPSLHGVDIDYYSQKIGIDLYGRTGGAVSLAVGMAHIFNKIPYMDQLTAYWYNFAIMFEAVFILTAIDAGTRVGRFFLQEMLGSVVPKFNDKNWIPGIIISSLLFTFAWGYLVYTGNVNSIWPLFGISNQLLAACGLIVCTTMLIRMNRGKYALCSAVPGVFMAGITFWAGYIQVTSIYIPKGQYLLAALAVTAMVLMLIVFIGAFRKWYQLLQINTTEIDHYGEPVKELVER, translated from the coding sequence ATGGATTCTCTAAATAATATCAATGCTCTTACCCTCATATTTGTATCTGTTCTTATTTTTACGATAGCTTACCGCTTCTATGGTATTTTTATAGCTAATAAAGTACTCAGGCTTAACGATCAGAATGTGACCCCTGCGGTAGAATTTGCAGATGGTAAAGATTATGTTGCTACTAATAAAAATGTACTCTTTGGACATCATTTTGCAGCTATTGCTGCTGCCGGACCATTAGTAGGGCCTGTTCTTGCAGCACAGTTCGGATATCTTCCCGGGGCACTATGGATATTGATAGGTTGCGTATTGGGAGGTGGAGTTCATGATATGGTGGTCCTGTTTGCTTCTGTAAGACATAAAGGACAAAGTCTTGCTACTATTGCCTCTAAAGAAATTGGAAAAGCAACCGGAACTGTAGCAGGTTTTGCCATACTCTTTATTCTGGTTCTTACATTGGCAGGTTTATCTCTGGCGTGTATCAATGCTATGCATGAAGCTTCCTGGTCTCTTTTCACAGTAGTCATTACAATGCCTATTGCGATCATTATGGGCCTGATTATGCGTTATAAAAAGAACAGTGTTCTGTTTGCAAGTATCTTAGGCGGAATTCTGTTAATTGCCGGGATTATTGGTGGTCATGGGCTAATGCAGAATCCAACCATGAATAATTTATTTTCATGGAATATTAAAACAATTTCCATTGCCATTCCATTATATGGTTTTATAGCTTCTGTATTACCGGTATGGCTTCTTTTAGTTCCAAGAGATTATCTTTCTACCTATTTAAAAATAGGTACTATTATTATGTTGGCTATCGGGGTAATTGTTATTCATCCTACTGTACAGATGCCTGCTATCACAGCTTTTGTAAATGGCGGCGGACCTATTATTGGCGGGCCGGTACTTCCTTTTATTTTTATTGTTATTGCCTGTGGAGCTATTTCAGGATTTCATGCTGTAATTGCTACGGGTACTACTCCGAAAATGCTTAATAAAGAAAGAGAAATTCTTTTTGTAGGATATGGAGCTATGCTTGTAGAAGGTTTTGTGGCATTGATGGCACTTATTGCAGCCTGTACGCTAATGCCAGGTGATTATTTTGCCATCAATACCCCTAAAGAAGCTTATGACTCATTTCTCGCAACACATCCTTCTCTACATGGAGTAGATATAGATTATTATTCACAGAAAATAGGAATTGACCTTTATGGCAGAACCGGTGGTGCAGTATCTCTGGCTGTCGGGATGGCCCATATCTTTAATAAAATCCCTTATATGGATCAGCTTACAGCCTATTGGTATAATTTTGCGATCATGTTTGAGGCCGTCTTTATCCTTACCGCCATTGATGCGGGAACAAGAGTTGGCCGCTTTTTTCTGCAGGAAATGCTGGGTTCTGTAGTTCCAAAATTTAATGATAAAAACTGGATCCCGGGAATTATTATCAGTAGTCTTCTTTTCACTTTTGCCTGGGGATATCTAGTATATACAGGAAATGTGAACAGCATTTGGCCGTTATTCGGAATCAGTAATCAGCTATTGGCTGCCTGTGGGCTTATTGTCTGTACAACGATGCTGATTAGGATGAACAGAGGAAAATATGCATTATGCTCAGCTGTTCCCGGAGTTTTTATGGCCGGAATTACATTCTGGGCCGGTTATATTCAGGTAACCTCTATTTATATTCCCAAAGGGCAGTATCTACTTGCTGCATTAGCGGTAACCGCAATGGTCCTTATGCTGATTGTATTTATAGGAGCGTTCAGAAAGTGGTATCAGTTGCTGCAAATTAACACAACAGAGATTGACCATTATGGAGAACCAGTGAAAGAGCTGGTTGAAAGATAA
- the thiD gene encoding bifunctional hydroxymethylpyrimidine kinase/phosphomethylpyrimidine kinase, producing MKKYKYPSVLTIAGFDGSGGAGIQADIKTTSALGCYSTSVLTALPVQNTQGVQKIYPIPVEAVADQIKAILDDIVPGAIKIGMVHTPQLVETIVSTLAEYPKIPIVFDPVMVATSGHRLIEEETITALAEMLFPIADVITPNMDEAAILADMKVETLEDLYTAGIRIKKLGCRTILLKGGHQETSTITSLFYDEQENFHSFETLKLNTNNTHGSGCTLSSAIASYIAQGKTLYEAVSLGQQYIYKAIESGTDVQTGHGNGPLNHFFNPQKLIKNEMV from the coding sequence ATGAAAAAATACAAATACCCATCAGTTTTAACTATTGCGGGCTTCGACGGAAGCGGTGGTGCCGGTATTCAGGCGGATATTAAGACGACATCTGCTTTAGGATGTTATTCCACCTCCGTACTAACGGCTTTGCCTGTGCAAAACACCCAGGGAGTACAAAAAATATATCCTATTCCTGTAGAAGCAGTTGCTGATCAGATAAAAGCAATTCTCGACGATATTGTTCCTGGTGCGATAAAAATTGGAATGGTTCATACTCCCCAGCTGGTAGAAACCATTGTTTCCACATTAGCCGAATACCCTAAAATACCTATTGTTTTCGATCCTGTCATGGTTGCCACCAGCGGGCATCGTTTGATTGAAGAAGAAACCATCACAGCACTCGCTGAAATGTTGTTTCCTATTGCAGATGTCATCACACCCAATATGGATGAAGCCGCAATTTTAGCAGATATGAAAGTAGAAACTCTTGAAGATTTATACACCGCAGGAATTAGGATTAAAAAACTAGGCTGTAGAACGATTCTTCTTAAAGGCGGGCATCAGGAGACCTCAACAATCACCTCTCTCTTTTATGATGAACAGGAGAATTTTCATTCTTTCGAAACGCTGAAATTGAATACCAATAATACTCACGGTTCAGGCTGTACACTTTCATCTGCTATTGCCTCATATATTGCTCAGGGTAAAACCTTGTACGAAGCCGTTTCTCTTGGGCAGCAATATATCTACAAAGCTATAGAAAGCGGGACAGATGTACAAACAGGTCATGGAAACGGGCCACTGAATCACTTTTTTAACCCACAAAAACTCATCAAAAATGAAATGGTCTGA